A region of Pseudomonas marginalis DNA encodes the following proteins:
- a CDS encoding DUF1127 domain-containing protein: protein MDTQPSLYKRLLHRTASTLAKWLRHAYERRQLAQLDLRELSDVGISPGDRMAELSKPFWRD, encoded by the coding sequence ATGGACACCCAACCCTCTCTCTATAAACGGCTGTTACACAGGACAGCTTCCACGCTGGCCAAATGGCTCCGCCACGCCTACGAACGCCGCCAACTGGCGCAACTCGATCTTCGAGAACTCTCCGATGTCGGCATCAGCCCGGGAGACCGAATGGCCGAGCTGTCCA
- a CDS encoding DUF1127 domain-containing protein, with amino-acid sequence MERTLSSELFFEEKAVNTQASLPLRVLANLMLWQRRISSRHQLARLDSRLLADAGISEAQRYEELSKPFWR; translated from the coding sequence ATGGAACGTACACTCAGTTCCGAACTGTTCTTCGAAGAAAAAGCTGTAAACACCCAGGCTTCCCTGCCTTTGCGCGTTCTCGCCAACCTGATGTTGTGGCAGCGCCGCATCTCCAGCCGCCATCAACTGGCTCGTCTGGATTCGCGTCTGCTGGCTGATGCCGGTATCAGCGAAGCTCAACGCTACGAAGAGCTGAGCAAGCCGTTCTGGCGTTAA
- a CDS encoding acetyl-CoA hydrolase/transferase family protein → MYRDRIRLPSLLNKVMSAADAAALIEDGMTVGMSGFTRAGEAKAVPHALAERAKTSPLKITLMTGASLGNDLDKQLTEAGVLSRRMPFQVDSTLRKAINAGEVMFIDQHLSETVEQLRNNQLKLPDIAVIEAVAITEQGHIVPTTSVGNSASFAIFAKQVIVEINLAHNPNLEGLHDIYIPTYRPTRTPIPLVKVDDRIGSTAIPIPPEKIVAIVITNQADSASTVTPPDSDTQGIANHLINFLKQEVDAGRMTNKLGPLQAGIGNIANAVMCGLIDSPFEDLTMYSEVLQDSTFDLIDAGKLSFASGSSITLSERRNADVFGNLEHYKDKLVLRPQEISNHPEVVRRLGIIGINTALEFDIYGNVNSTHICGTRMMNGIGGSGDFARNAHLAIFVTKSIAKGGAISSVVPMVSHVDHTEHDVDILVTEIGLADLRGLAPRERARVIIDNCVHPAYRDALNSYFNTACAIGGHTPHILREALSWHINLEETGHMLKA, encoded by the coding sequence ATGTACCGTGATCGTATCCGCTTGCCTTCGTTGTTGAACAAGGTCATGAGCGCGGCAGACGCCGCCGCACTGATCGAGGACGGCATGACCGTCGGCATGAGCGGCTTCACCCGTGCCGGTGAAGCCAAGGCCGTCCCCCACGCCCTGGCCGAACGCGCCAAGACGTCCCCGCTGAAAATCACCCTGATGACCGGCGCCAGCCTGGGTAACGACCTGGACAAGCAATTGACCGAAGCCGGCGTGCTGTCCCGACGCATGCCGTTCCAGGTCGATAGCACGTTGCGCAAGGCGATCAACGCCGGCGAAGTGATGTTTATCGATCAGCACCTGTCGGAAACCGTCGAGCAACTGCGCAACAACCAGCTCAAGCTGCCGGACATTGCCGTCATCGAGGCCGTTGCGATCACCGAACAAGGCCATATCGTGCCCACCACGTCCGTGGGTAACTCCGCCAGCTTCGCGATTTTCGCCAAGCAAGTGATCGTCGAGATCAACCTGGCACACAACCCGAATCTGGAAGGGCTGCACGACATCTATATCCCGACCTACCGGCCAACCCGTACGCCGATCCCGCTGGTAAAGGTCGACGACCGCATCGGCAGCACCGCGATCCCGATCCCGCCGGAGAAGATCGTCGCCATCGTGATCACCAATCAGGCCGACTCAGCCTCCACCGTGACACCACCCGACAGCGACACCCAGGGCATCGCCAACCACCTGATCAACTTCCTCAAGCAGGAAGTGGACGCCGGGCGCATGACCAACAAGCTTGGCCCGCTGCAGGCCGGGATCGGCAACATTGCCAACGCAGTGATGTGCGGCCTGATCGATTCGCCGTTCGAAGACCTGACCATGTATTCGGAAGTGTTGCAGGACTCGACGTTCGACCTGATCGACGCCGGCAAACTGAGCTTTGCCTCGGGCAGCTCGATCACCCTGTCGGAGCGGCGCAATGCCGACGTGTTCGGCAACCTGGAGCACTACAAAGACAAGCTGGTGCTGCGCCCGCAGGAAATTTCCAATCACCCTGAAGTAGTGCGGCGCCTGGGCATTATCGGCATCAACACGGCGCTGGAGTTCGACATCTACGGCAACGTCAACTCCACCCACATCTGCGGTACGCGGATGATGAACGGCATCGGCGGTTCCGGCGACTTTGCGCGCAACGCGCACCTGGCGATCTTCGTCACCAAGTCGATTGCCAAGGGCGGCGCGATTTCCAGCGTGGTGCCGATGGTCAGCCATGTGGACCACACTGAGCATGACGTCGATATCCTGGTCACCGAAATAGGCCTCGCCGACTTGCGGGGCCTGGCGCCGCGGGAGCGGGCCCGGGTGATCATCGACAACTGTGTGCACCCGGCATACCGCGATGCGCTGAACAGTTACTTCAACACAGCCTGCGCCATCGGCGGACACACGCCACACATCCTGCGCGAAGCACTGAGTTGGCACATTAACCTGGAAGAAACCGGGCATATGCTCAAGGCTTGA